A window of Candidatus Hydrogenedentota bacterium genomic DNA:
CTCTTCCGTTTCGCTGAAGTAGTAGATCTCCAGGGCGTCCGGGTCAGCGCCCTCGGGAACCGGAATCCAGAACGAGACCGGCTGGCCGAACACGCCGTTGGGGCCAATTCGGTAGGCCGGCGACACCACATCGGCACCCAGCGCAGGGAGACCCTCTTCGATGCTCATTTCCACAATTGTCGGCTCGCCAGATGCCGCGGCTTCAATGGCCGTCCCAATGTGAAATTCGCGGCTGATTGGACCCACCTCGACGCCGGTGACCGCAAGAGCCCCTGCCGTAAGGGTCACGGTCTCATCCGCGGGCCAAGGCGCCGCGGGCGCAAAAACCACCCAGCCGTCGGAATCGTCGCCCGGAGTTGTGGGCCGCCACAGACCGCCTTCCTCGGTCCAGCCATCCCCTTCGACGCGGGCCCACACGGTGGCCGGGTCAATCGATTCGGCCGAGGTCAGCCGGACGGCCAGCTCCGAGAACGGGGTGATATTCGAAGAGGGCAGAGCCTCCTCGTAGACCTTCAGGTCCGCGTCGAGAGCCTTTGATGCGCCCCGATAGCCGGTGTCGGCCGAACCGAAATCGCTCTCCCCACAGCTGTTTTTTGCTTTCACGGCGTACGTATGCTTGTGATACGTGATTTCCGGTTGGGCTCCACACCGCGACACCACCTCGGCTGCTTGAGCGCCGTAGTCGTCATAGATTGTTGCGGATTGCCAGTTGCCGATTGCCGTGCCGTCGCGATAGACCCTGTACTGGCTGGCGCGTGCGGCAGCGTTCCACGTGACGCGCACTTTGTTCGTATACTTGCCGTCGCTCGCGGACACGCCCGCGGGTGCGGCCGGGCAATTGCTCACCGTGATGCTGCCTTGCTCCAGGACAACAGGAATGCGCGTGCCGTCCGGCGCGGCAACGCTTTCAGAACCGTCGCCCGCAATTGTCAGGACACCTGGGGGCGCGGCGCCACTTATGGCAAAGGTTACGGTCAAGAGATTTCCGTCGGCCATGGCGGAAGTCCCCCCAAAGACAACGATACTCACGAGTCCGGGGGTTTTATTATCATAGGCGACCGATTTGCCGGCTTGCGTCGCGGCTTCCCCAGCTTCAACA
This region includes:
- a CDS encoding cohesin domain-containing protein, translating into MTDFNETSRHAGTLVSCLAVSITLMLLAAGTAFGGEDQGQIEILVGTASGGPGDDVDLGVELVTNGEQPSVIVAKLVYDAVQLSFVDVEAGEAATQAGKSVAYDNKTPGLVSIVVFGGTSAMADGNLLTVTFAISGAAPPGVLTIAGDGSESVAAPDGTRIPVVLEQGSITVSNCPAAPAGVSASDGKYTNKVRVTWNAAARASQYRVYRDGTAIGNWQSATIYDDYGAQAAEVVSRCGAQPEITYHKHTYAVKAKNSCGESDFGSADTGYRGASKALDADLKVYEEALPSSNITPFSELAVRLTSAESIDPATVWARVEGDGWTEEGGLWRPTTPGDDSDGWVVFAPAAPWPADETVTLTAGALAVTGVEVGPISREFHIGTAIEAAASGEPTIVEMSIEEGLPALGADVVSPAYRIGPNGVFGQPVSFWIPVPEGADPDALEIYYFSETEEHRGWYPAENVIGWMAPDSRAVVEEDGQFFIEILVNHSGIVQLADAQSAKVLADAGILLAFVALLGMKLARPNRNK